One window of Synergistaceae bacterium genomic DNA carries:
- a CDS encoding diguanylate cyclase — protein MNTNHKGSILLVDDENANLLTLHKILSPDYEIRMVKSGIQALKLIAEHRPDLILMDVLMPEMDGFAVLSVLKNDMKTKAIPVIFITGLSDISDEEKGFLLGAVDYIKKPFNATIVKARVHTQMEIARQIRVNAELARIDALTGLPNRRNFEERLTMEWRRAIRDKTPIAFLMLDIDKFKIYNDTYGHLQGDKMLKVAARIFQESAQRPSDMAARLGGEEFGVLLPQTDGRGGQAVAERIRRKMEITRVPLGDGVTMTSATVSIGVACANPLPGQDVNEFLGRADASLYDAKENGRNRISVAPGPVLLY, from the coding sequence GTGAATACAAATCATAAGGGTTCCATTTTACTTGTGGACGACGAAAATGCGAATTTACTAACTTTGCATAAAATCCTGTCTCCGGACTACGAAATCCGCATGGTGAAGTCCGGGATTCAGGCGCTGAAGCTCATAGCGGAGCACAGGCCCGATCTCATTCTGATGGACGTGCTCATGCCGGAGATGGACGGGTTCGCGGTTCTGTCCGTTTTGAAAAATGACATGAAGACAAAGGCAATTCCCGTGATTTTCATCACAGGGCTGAGCGACATCAGCGACGAGGAAAAAGGTTTTCTTCTCGGGGCCGTCGACTACATCAAAAAACCGTTTAATGCGACCATCGTTAAGGCGCGGGTCCACACGCAGATGGAAATTGCCCGCCAGATACGCGTCAATGCGGAACTGGCCCGAATCGACGCCCTGACGGGACTTCCCAACCGGCGAAATTTCGAAGAGCGCCTTACAATGGAGTGGCGGCGGGCGATCCGCGATAAAACGCCCATTGCATTTTTGATGCTGGACATTGACAAGTTTAAAATATATAACGATACTTACGGGCACCTCCAGGGGGACAAAATGCTCAAAGTCGCGGCAAGAATCTTTCAGGAGTCGGCGCAGCGTCCTTCTGACATGGCGGCGCGTCTGGGCGGGGAGGAGTTCGGAGTGCTGCTGCCCCAGACGGACGGGCGGGGCGGGCAGGCCGTGGCTGAAAGAATCCGCCGTAAAATGGAGATCACCCGGGTTCCCCTTGGAGACGGAGTCACCATGACCTCCGCGACCGTCAGCATAGGCGTGGCTTGTGCCAATCCACTTCCGGGCCAGGATGTGAACGAGTTCCTCGGCAGGGCCGACGCCAGTCTCTACGACGCGAAGGAAAATGGAAGAAACAGAATTTCCGTCGCGCCAGGGCCGGTTCTGCTGTACTGA
- a CDS encoding response regulator, whose amino-acid sequence MERGSKSTILLVDDEKINLLTLSKILSPSYAVFMAKSGSQALSLVARNKPDIILLDVMMPELDGFSVLARLKADEETNHIPVIFITGRTDEQDEEKGFHLGAVDYIRKPFNSAVVRARVDTQIQLARQIRLTKDELVRLSSVAEHSPQFMAFLNADGCLEYLNPAAVNISGYSRSELVSQGMKLILSAKDLLKLGARSSPDGRSNDFEASIVRKDGSVRIINFSAFSAALHDGNVGLGLTGSDITELKQMQTELSEAKERLERALAEQEYYNRAKSDFLSRMSHEMRTPMNAILNMAHLAKTADEEKKIYCLNGISEAAGRLSGIIDDILDMVKINAEKFELSARPFHFHAAMRSVLDQISRQTQAKNQVLVEKIDRNIPVRLTADEARLKQVLLNLLSNAVKFTPSGGSIGLSADCLGFKDGRCSIRFEVSDTGIGMSASTLSRMWNAFEQADNSITRTYGGTGLGLSIARYIVRKMGGDVQVESEPDRGSRFFFTLEVDFDEGDVVLPKEDAFGAILEGRRILVVDDVEANRDIITALLEEFHAELDTAEDGSEAVHKFSENGYDVVLMDLHMPVMDGFEATKRIRDLEANDADKTKIIAVTADTGGDVIARCLVSGMNDHIGKPIDLETLVGTLALHLSSDADPKSPTR is encoded by the coding sequence GTGGAACGCGGATCGAAAAGCACCATACTGCTCGTAGACGACGAAAAAATCAACCTCCTGACCCTCAGTAAAATACTGTCGCCATCTTACGCCGTATTCATGGCGAAGTCGGGCAGTCAGGCGTTGAGCCTGGTGGCGCGGAACAAGCCCGACATCATTCTGCTTGACGTGATGATGCCGGAACTGGACGGTTTTTCCGTTCTCGCCCGATTGAAGGCGGACGAGGAGACGAACCATATTCCCGTTATTTTCATCACCGGCCGGACGGATGAACAGGACGAAGAAAAGGGTTTTCACCTGGGGGCGGTGGACTACATCCGAAAACCGTTCAACAGCGCTGTTGTCAGAGCTCGCGTCGACACGCAGATTCAGCTTGCCCGTCAAATCCGGCTGACGAAAGACGAGCTTGTTCGTCTGTCCTCCGTGGCCGAGCACTCTCCCCAGTTCATGGCCTTTCTTAACGCGGACGGGTGTTTGGAGTATTTGAACCCGGCTGCCGTGAACATCTCCGGCTACTCGAGAAGCGAGCTGGTTTCCCAGGGCATGAAGCTCATTCTGAGCGCGAAGGACCTGCTGAAGTTAGGCGCTCGATCTTCACCGGACGGGCGGAGCAACGACTTCGAAGCCTCCATTGTACGTAAGGACGGCTCGGTTCGCATCATCAATTTTTCCGCTTTCTCGGCGGCCCTTCACGACGGAAACGTGGGTCTGGGTCTCACGGGAAGCGATATAACAGAGCTGAAACAGATGCAGACGGAGCTCAGTGAGGCGAAAGAGCGGCTGGAAAGGGCTCTGGCGGAACAGGAGTATTACAACAGAGCCAAGAGCGATTTCCTGAGCCGCATGAGCCACGAAATGCGCACTCCCATGAACGCCATCCTGAACATGGCGCATTTGGCAAAAACCGCCGATGAGGAAAAGAAAATCTACTGCCTGAACGGAATCTCCGAGGCGGCCGGGCGTTTGTCGGGCATCATTGACGACATTCTGGATATGGTGAAAATCAACGCTGAAAAGTTTGAGTTGTCGGCGCGGCCTTTCCATTTCCACGCCGCCATGAGGTCCGTGCTGGATCAAATTTCCAGGCAGACTCAGGCAAAAAATCAGGTTCTCGTCGAAAAAATCGACAGAAATATTCCAGTGCGCCTCACAGCCGACGAGGCGCGGTTGAAACAGGTTCTTCTCAATCTGCTTTCCAACGCCGTGAAGTTTACGCCTTCCGGAGGCTCCATCGGTTTGTCGGCGGACTGTCTCGGCTTTAAGGACGGCAGGTGCTCCATACGTTTCGAGGTGAGCGACACCGGCATCGGGATGTCAGCTTCCACTCTCTCCCGCATGTGGAACGCTTTTGAGCAGGCAGACAACAGTATCACCAGAACCTACGGCGGAACGGGCCTCGGGCTGTCCATCGCGAGGTACATCGTCCGGAAAATGGGCGGGGATGTTCAGGTGGAATCCGAACCTGACCGGGGCTCCCGTTTTTTCTTCACTCTGGAGGTGGATTTTGATGAAGGCGACGTGGTTCTCCCAAAGGAAGACGCCTTTGGAGCAATTTTGGAGGGCAGGCGAATATTGGTAGTGGACGACGTGGAGGCGAACCGCGACATCATAACGGCGCTGTTGGAAGAATTTCATGCGGAGCTGGATACGGCGGAAGACGGCAGCGAAGCGGTGCATAAATTCTCCGAAAACGGCTATGACGTCGTTTTGATGGATCTGCATATGCCGGTCATGGACGGTTTCGAAGCGACGAAGCGCATACGGGATCTGGAAGCGAACGATGCGGATAAGACGAAAATTATTGCCGTTACGGCAGACACAGGAGGAGACGTCATCGCCCGCTGTCTGGTCTCGGGCATGAACGACCATATCGGCAAACCCATCGACCTGGAGACTCTGGTCGGGACGCTGGCGCTGCACCTGTCTTCCGACGCGGACCCCAAATCGCCGACGCGATGA